The Streptomyces sp. NBC_00576 genome contains the following window.
GGATCCTCGACACCCAGCTCGGGATCGGCAACGAGATCGTCGCGGGCCTCGGCTTCGACCGGATCCCGTTCCTCGCGGACGAGACCTGGGCGATCCCGACGATCGCGCTGATCAACGTGTGGCGGCACGTCGGCTACACCGCGCTGCTGCTCTTCGCGGGTCTGCAGGCCATCCCGAACGACATGTACGAGGCGGCCAAAGTGGACGGGGCGAGCGAGGGGCGGATGTTCTGGCGCATCACGATGCCGTTGCTGCGGCCGGTTCTCGCGGTGGTCCTGATCATGACGGTGATCGGCTCGTTCCAGGTGTTCGACACGGTCGCGGTGACGACGTCGGGCGGTCCGGCGAACGCCACCAACGTCCTGCAGTTCTACATCTACGGCTCCGCCTTCGGCCGCTTCCAGTTCGGTTACGCCTCGGCGATGTCCGTGGCCCTGCTGGTCGTGCTGAGCGCGATCACCTTCCTCCAGTACCGGCTCACGCGGGCCGGCCACACCGACCTCGGCTGACCGGGAGGAGCGACACGATGACAACCCCGACAACCATGACAGCACCGGCACCGACCCCGACACCGGCCAAGACGGCCGTACGACCGCTGCGGCGCGGGCCCTCACTCGGGCGGATCGCCGCCTGGGCGGTGATGGCCGCGATCGTGCTGGTCACCCTGCTGCCGTTCTACTGGATCCTGCGCACCGCACTGTCCACCAACGCCGGCCTCGCCGCCGACCCGGCGAACCCCCTGCCGGTGCATCCGACCATGGGCGGTTTCGAGCGGGCGCTCGGCCTGCAGTCCACCAAGGAGGCGATAGCGCAGGGCGGCGCGGGCGGCAGCCTGGACTTCTGGCGCTACCTCCTCAACTCCGTCGTCGTGTCGACCCTGATCACCGGCTGCCAGATCTTCTTCTCGGCGATGGCCGCGTACGCCTTCGCCCGGCTGCGCTGGCGCGGCCGGGACACGGTCTTCGGGCTGTTCCTGGCGGGCCTGATGGTTCCGGCGATCTTCACCCTGTTGCCGAACTTCGTCCTGATCAAGCAACTCGGCCTGGTGGACAACCTGTTGGGGATCGCGCTGCCGACGATGTTCATGACGCCGTTCGCGGTGTTCTTCCTGCGCCAGTTCTTCATGAACATCCCGCGCGAGGTCGAGGAGGCGGCACTCCTCGACGGCGCCGGAAAGGTCCGCGTCTTCTTCCGGGTGTTGCTGCCGATGGCGTCCACCCCGGTGCTCACGCTGGCGATCCTGACGTACATCACCGCCTGGAACGACTACTTCTGGCCGCTGATGGTGTCGTACAGCGACAGTTCGCGCGTGCTCACGGTGGCGCTGGCGATCTTCCGGGCACAGACCCCGCAGACGGGCGTCGACTGGTCGGGGCTGATGGCGGCGACCCTGATCGCGGCGCTTCCGATGCTCGTACTGTTCGGGTGCTTCGCGCGCCGCATCGTGAGTTCCGTCGGCTTCACGGGCATCAAGTGACCGCGGCAACTGATCAACTGAGAGGACGGACATGCGAATTCGTACGGTCGTTGCACTGACCGGAGCCCTGGCGCTGTCCCTCGCGACCGGTTGCGCGCAGGGCGGAGCGGCCGGCTCGTCGGCGGACACGGTGACCTACTGGCTGTGGGACGCCAACCAGCAACCCGCCTATCAGGCCTGCGCGAAGGACTTCGAGCGGGAGAACCCGGGCCTGACGGTGAAGATCACGCAACTGGGCTGGGACGACTACTGGACCAAGCTCACCGCCGGCTTCATCGCGGGCACCCAGCCCGACGTGTTCACCGACCACATCCAGAAGTTCGGCCAGTTCGCCGACCTGAAGGTCCTCGAACCGCTCGACGACCTCGGCATCGACGACTCCACCTACCAACCCGGCCTCGCCGCCAACTGGATGGGCCAGGACGGCCACCGCTACGGCGCCCCGAAGGACTGGGACACCGTCGCCCTCTTCTACAACCGGAAGCTGACGACGGCCGCCGGCCTCACGGCCGCACAGCTGAACGACCTCTCCTGGAACCCGAAGGACGGCGGCACCTTCGAGAAGGCGATCGCGCACCTCACCGTCGACAAGAACGGAAAACGGGGCGACGAGGCCGGCTTCGACAAGAACAACGTCAAGGTGTACGGCCTCGCCACCAACGGCGGCGGCGACGGTGACGGCCAGACCCAGTGGAGCACGTTCGCCGCCTCGGCGGGCTGGACCTACACGAACGAGAAGCGCTGGGGCACCGAGTACCAGTACGACAGCAAGACCTTCCAGTCGGTGATCAAGTGGTACTTCGGCCTGGCCAAGAAGGGCTACATGGTCCCCTTCACGGACTACAACTCCCAGTCCAACCAGGCCAACACCCAGATCGCGTCGGGCAAGGCGGCAACGGCGTTCGACGGCGCGTGGATGATCTCGTCGTACGCCGGCTTCAAGAACCTGGACATGGCCACCGCCGTCACTCCGGCCGGGCCGACGGGCAAGCGGGCGACGATGATGAACGGCCTCGCCGACTCCATCACCAAGGACGCCCACAACATGGCCGGCGCCAAGAAGTGGGTCGCCTACCTGGCATCCGCCAAGTGCCAGCAGACGGTGGGCAGTTACGGGATCGTCTTCCCGGCCACACCCGACGGCACAAAGGCCGCCGTGGCCGCGTACGAGAAGAAGGGCATCGACGTCTCGGCGTTCACCCGGCCGGTCGCCGGCGAGAAGGCGGGCGGGAAGGAGTTCGCCACCTTCTCCTACCCGATCACCAACTACGCGGCGGACGTGTACGCGCTGATGCACCCGGCCATGCAGGACATCTTCGGCAACGGCAGGTCCGTGACCAGCCTCGACCGGACCAACAGCCAGATCAACCTGATTCTCGACCAGTGACGACACCCGAGCCACCGGTCGAACAACGCAAGAAGGGCACGCACAACATGACGTTCTCCCTCGGCATCGTGGGCGCCGGGCAGTTCTCCGGCCAGTTCGCCAAGCTGTTCCTCGCCCATCCGGGCGTCGGCGAGGTGTACGTGACCGACCTCCTGCCGGAGCGGGCGGAGCAACTGGCCGCCACGGAAGGCCTGTCGGGCACGTTCCCCTCGTACGAGGCCATGCTGGAATCGCCGGCGGTCGACGCGGTCGCGATCTTCACCCAGCGCTGGACGCACGGGCCGCTGGTCCTCCAGGGACTCGGCGCCGGCAAGCACGTGTACTCGGCGGTGCCGATGGCGGTCACCGCGGCGGAGATCGGCGCCATCATCGACGCCGTTCGGGCCACCGGGCTCACCTACATGATGGGTGAGACGAGCCAGTACAACCCGGCGACCGTCCACGCCCGCAACCAGATCGCCGAGGGCGCCTTCGGCAGGCTCTTCTACGCCGAGGGCGACTACGTGCACGACATGGACCTCGGGTTCTACGAGGCCTACCAGTACAGCGGCGGCGAGAACTGGAAGGCGACCGCCAGCTATCCCCCGCTCCTCTACCCGACACACTCGGTGGGCGGGGTGCTCGGCGCCTGGCAGACGCACGCGGTGAGCGTGTCGGCGATCGGGGTGCGGGACGAACGCGGCGACGGTGTGTTCGACAAGGAGGTCAGCCAGTTCGGCAACGACTACTCCAACGCGAGCGCGCTGTTCGAGGTCGCGGGCGGCGGTTCGTTCCGTACGAACGAGTTCCGCCGCGTCGGCTACCCCTCGCAGATCCGGGAGTCGCGGTTCCGGTTCTTCGGTACGGAGGCGAGCATGGAACAGCTCGCCACGGTCGCTCTGTGGCAGGACAAGAAGGGGGTCACGGACATCAGCGAACTGCTGGAGCCCAAGCCCACCATGGCTCCTGACGATCCATCACTCCAGCACATCGCCCCGGACCTGCGGGCCGCGTTCACGTCCGGCTCCGCCCCGGTGCACGACCGCTCGCGCCTGCCGAGGGAGTTCGACGAGCTGCACAACGGCCACGAGGGCAGCCACCACTTCCTGGTGGACGACTTCGTGACGGCGGTCAACACCCGCACCCTGCCGTCGGTGAACGCATGGGTGGCCGCCCGCTACACCCTGCCGGGCATCGTGGCGCACGACTCGGCGCGGCAGGGCGGGGAGAGGCTGACGATCCCGGACTTCGGGGACGCGCCCGAGTCGTGACGCCAGGGGCCTGAGACCAGGGACGGCCGGGTGCCTCAGGTGCCCGGCTTGCGGCCGTACACGAAGACGTCGTCGCCGTTCTTCAGCAGCGACCAGTACTTCTTGGCGGTCGTCTTCGTCATGTTGACGCAGCCGTGCGAGCCCGGCGGGTTCCACATGCTGAGGCCGACCGAGTGGAAGGCCTGCCCGCCGTCGAAGAACTGGCTGTAGGGCATCGGGACGTCGTAGATGTTCGAGACGTGGTCGATGTCCCGCCAGTAGATCTTCTTCAGGCCGGTGCGGGTCTCGTAGTTGTTGCGGCCGGTGCGGACCGGCACCGGGCCGTAGACGAGACGGCTGCCGTCCTGGATCCAGCTCAGCTGGAGCGTGAGGTTGACGCAGGCGATACGGCCCTTGTTCGTCGGGCACTTGCCTTCCTTGTTGGGCTTGTTCCCGACGGCCTTCTGCTTCAGCATCAGGTCCATCACACCCCAGGTGACGGGACCCGCGTAGCCCTGGTTGGGGGTTATGCCGTGCTTGTTCTGGAAGGCCTGGATGGCCTTGCAGTCACCGCTCGACTGCCTTCCGTCGACGGGCCGCCCGAGGAACTTCTCCACCTTCTTCTGGTACGGGCCGGTCTGCGTCGTGCAGCTCGCGGCCTGCGCCGGCGCGGTGCCGAGCACCAGCGCGAGCGGGGCCACGAGCCCCGTGATCCCGAGCGCTACCGCACCTCGTCTGCGTACGTCCCCCATGGTGGTGCCTCTCTCCTATGTGCTGCGCGCCGTGTGTTGCGTGCAAGTTGTCATGAACTTTCTCTGACTGCTAGACCGACGTTCCGGGTCATCGGTTGTAGAGCAGCCCGGGCCGGGACGAAACAGTGACATTCCCGTGGCCTGTCCCGGAGATCAACTGGACGGATACCGTGCGGACATGTCCGCGTTCATTCAGCAGCTCCCCGCTCTCATCGGCGTCGTCATCGGCGCGCTCGGTTCCTACTGGGCCGTCGTACGAGGGGACCGGGTCCGTTTCAGTCGTGAGCGGGAGGCGCGATGGGAGGAGCGGCGGCTCTCGGTGTACACGGACTACGCGCGGGCGCTCAAGAAGTCCGTCACCCTGACGTACCGGGTCGCGGCGAGCCTCGGCAACGACCCGCATCCGCATCCCCTGACGCCCGAGGAGGCGGTACCGCTCATCGCCGAGGCCACCCTCGCCCGGGACCCGTACGGGGAAGCCCTGCTTCTGCTGGGCGACACCGAAGTGGTCGCGAAGGCCCGGGAGTGGGTGGCCACGCTGCTGGACATGGAGGCGTTCCTGCGGGAGCGGACCGAGAATCCGCAAGCCTGGCAGGCGCTGCTGGAACGCCAGCGGGCCGGACGAGAGGGCTACTACGCGGCCGTACGCAACGACCTGGCCCTGCCACCGGGCCACTCGGCCCGCTGGCCGGTCCTGCCGGTCCCCGGGAGCACCGGGGACGCGGGAAGCACGCCCGGCCGCGGTTGACGTATCCCTACCGGTATCCGCTCGCGTCCGCCGGTTTCCCCGTGTCCTGGACCTCGACCAGATAACGCCAGGCGTCCGGACGACTGCCGTCGAGGTCGGTGAAGCCGTAGACCTGGGCGAGTCCACCGCTGGAGAGTGACTCGCCGTTCCAGCGGGCCACGTCCGGGTCGGACGCCAGGGCCGTCACGGCGCGGCCGACGAAGCGCGGGGTCTCCGAGATGGCAAAGTGCGGGACGCGCTCCAGGGCGTCCCGCCAGTTCTCCTCGCGGACGCCGAAGTGTTCGAGCATCATCTCGGAGCGCAGCCAGCCGGGGGTCAGCGCCACCGCGGTGGCGCCACGCGGGCCGAGTTCATGGCCGAGGGCGAAGCCCATGCGCAGGACGGACGACTTGGCGAGGTCGTAGAAGAAGGAGCTCCGGTAGTTGGCGCGGTTGTAGTCGGCGGTGCCGTCGGTCATCTCCACCACCAGGCCACCGGGGTGGCGCAGCAGCAGGGGCAGGGCGTGGTGGCTGGTGATGGCGTGGGTCTCGACGGCGAGTCGCAACAGCCGCAGCCCGTTGTCGAGGTCGTGCTCCCACACCGGGCTCTCCCACTCGAAGAGGTTCTCGCCGCCCCAGACGTCGTTGACCAGTACGTCGAGTCGCGCGTCGGCCCCCTGATCCTCGGCGATCCGGTCCACCAGCGCCCGGACCGCCGCCGGGTCGAGATGGTCGGTGGGTACGGCGATGCCGTGGCCGCCCGCCTCGGTGACCAGGTCGGCGGTGTCCTCGATGGTCTCCGGTCGGTCGTACTCGGAGCGTCGCTGCCGGGTGCTGCGGCCGGTCACGTAGACGGTGGCCCCGGCGGCCCCGAGTTCCACGGCGATACCGCGTCCGGCACCGCGGGTCGCTCCGGCGACCAGGGCGACCCTGCCCGCCAGTTTCCCGCCCCGAGCCCCTTCGTCCTGCTGCCCGTCCAGGGGGTTCTCCGTCGTCCTCGGCATGTCCGTGTCTCCTCCGTGCGTGATCGCGAGCCTGAGCGACGCGGCCCACCGACCGGCGTCACGTCAAGGGTGACGCCGATACCGGACATCCACTGTCGGGTATTCCGCTCACGACATGCCGCAGCGCGGGCAGTTGTTCCGCCAGCGGGTCCAGGCCCACGTCCTGACGGCGCTCCTCGACCGTCTCGGGTTGGCGGATCGGGTACGGACAGAGCGTGTTGGCGTTGATGCGGGTGCCGTAGAACTGCGGCTGGCCCAGCTCGACCGCGCAGTGGTCGGCGATGTAGGCGTGGTGCACGGCCGGGCAGCCCCCGTCCGCCACGGCTTCCGCGATCAGATCGCGGCAGGTGAGCTGGAAGCCGAGGTCGGCGGTGTGCAGCAGGATCATCAGGGCCGCCGTCGAGGCGTGCTCGCCGACCTGACCGGCCTCCGGCCAGCCGCGGCGGGCCACCACCGCCCTCAGGGCGTCGGCGTTGGCACCGCGGCACCGGGTGACGAAGTGCCGGTTGAGCGCGGTGGGCGTCTCACGGGCCAGCCGGGTCAGCCGCTGGTCCTCCTCGGCCCGGCGCACCAGTTCGGCGGCCAGGGCGGCCTGTGGCGGATCGGCCGCCGGGCCTCGTGCGGTCTCCATGGGCGGTGCGCTCCTCATACCGTTCTCCTGCCCCCGATGACCTTCACGTCTTCTCTCCGACGACCAGCGAGAACCACACCTTCTTGCCCGGGGTGCCCGGGTCCGGCGGCGCTGTGCCCCAGTCGTCCGCGAGTGCGGCGACGATGGACAGTCCGCGCCCCGACTCGGCCGCCGCGCCGGGCGTGCGCGGCCGGGGCAGCAGGGGCGAGGGGTCCGAGACGGTGACGCGCAGTTCGTGCCCGGTGTGTTCCAGCATGACGGCGACCGAGTCGGCCGGGCCGGCGCCCGCGTGCGAGACCGCGTTCGCGAACAGCTCGTCCGTCGCGAGGACGGCGTCGTCGAGCAGGTGGGACAGGTGCCAGAAGGTGAGGTGCGCGGCGACCGTGCGCCGTACCGAGGCCGCGCACGAAGGGTGCGCGGGCACCGCGACCTGGAACAGGCTGGGCCTGCTGAGGGAGATCAAGGGAGCCTCACCATGTAGTCCACGTCAACGTCATCCACGTCGTCCAGGCGTTCCGTGCGGTCCGTCCGGCCCGGTCCACGGAGGTTCGGTGACGGCGGCGTAAGTGTGGCGGGACTGTCGTGGGTGCCGTCATCGGAACTCCTTCCGGTGCGCCGGTGCTGTTGTCGAAGACAACAGCACCGGGAGCCTGCCGGGCCAGGGGGTGAGGGGGTTGTCCGGTTGCATATGCGTAGTGGCGCCGGCTACGCCACCGCTCCCAGGACCGGACGCGATCTGCGTTCGAACTCCTGGACCATCGGCTCCCCGCGGTGCGGGGCGAGCCGGCCACGGAAGTCCCGCAGGGCCTGGATCGAGCGTTCGCTGTGGACGCCGCTCAGCGCGTCGAGTGCCTCCGTCGCCGTGCTGAGCGCCTCGTCGAGAC
Protein-coding sequences here:
- a CDS encoding carbohydrate ABC transporter permease; protein product: MTVASTRPPVRPPRGDGALAALFVAPAMLGFLVFLLWPTLRGVYLSFTRFNLLTPAEWVGLDNYVRMVNDPIFWDSLTVTVEYVAINIAVQTVAALAIAVLLQRLTQSAVLRGIVLTPYLMSNVVAGIVWLWILDTQLGIGNEIVAGLGFDRIPFLADETWAIPTIALINVWRHVGYTALLLFAGLQAIPNDMYEAAKVDGASEGRMFWRITMPLLRPVLAVVLIMTVIGSFQVFDTVAVTTSGGPANATNVLQFYIYGSAFGRFQFGYASAMSVALLVVLSAITFLQYRLTRAGHTDLG
- a CDS encoding carbohydrate ABC transporter permease is translated as MTTPTTMTAPAPTPTPAKTAVRPLRRGPSLGRIAAWAVMAAIVLVTLLPFYWILRTALSTNAGLAADPANPLPVHPTMGGFERALGLQSTKEAIAQGGAGGSLDFWRYLLNSVVVSTLITGCQIFFSAMAAYAFARLRWRGRDTVFGLFLAGLMVPAIFTLLPNFVLIKQLGLVDNLLGIALPTMFMTPFAVFFLRQFFMNIPREVEEAALLDGAGKVRVFFRVLLPMASTPVLTLAILTYITAWNDYFWPLMVSYSDSSRVLTVALAIFRAQTPQTGVDWSGLMAATLIAALPMLVLFGCFARRIVSSVGFTGIK
- a CDS encoding ABC transporter substrate-binding protein; protein product: MRIRTVVALTGALALSLATGCAQGGAAGSSADTVTYWLWDANQQPAYQACAKDFERENPGLTVKITQLGWDDYWTKLTAGFIAGTQPDVFTDHIQKFGQFADLKVLEPLDDLGIDDSTYQPGLAANWMGQDGHRYGAPKDWDTVALFYNRKLTTAAGLTAAQLNDLSWNPKDGGTFEKAIAHLTVDKNGKRGDEAGFDKNNVKVYGLATNGGGDGDGQTQWSTFAASAGWTYTNEKRWGTEYQYDSKTFQSVIKWYFGLAKKGYMVPFTDYNSQSNQANTQIASGKAATAFDGAWMISSYAGFKNLDMATAVTPAGPTGKRATMMNGLADSITKDAHNMAGAKKWVAYLASAKCQQTVGSYGIVFPATPDGTKAAVAAYEKKGIDVSAFTRPVAGEKAGGKEFATFSYPITNYAADVYALMHPAMQDIFGNGRSVTSLDRTNSQINLILDQ
- a CDS encoding Gfo/Idh/MocA family protein, with the translated sequence MTFSLGIVGAGQFSGQFAKLFLAHPGVGEVYVTDLLPERAEQLAATEGLSGTFPSYEAMLESPAVDAVAIFTQRWTHGPLVLQGLGAGKHVYSAVPMAVTAAEIGAIIDAVRATGLTYMMGETSQYNPATVHARNQIAEGAFGRLFYAEGDYVHDMDLGFYEAYQYSGGENWKATASYPPLLYPTHSVGGVLGAWQTHAVSVSAIGVRDERGDGVFDKEVSQFGNDYSNASALFEVAGGGSFRTNEFRRVGYPSQIRESRFRFFGTEASMEQLATVALWQDKKGVTDISELLEPKPTMAPDDPSLQHIAPDLRAAFTSGSAPVHDRSRLPREFDELHNGHEGSHHFLVDDFVTAVNTRTLPSVNAWVAARYTLPGIVAHDSARQGGERLTIPDFGDAPES
- a CDS encoding L,D-transpeptidase family protein; translated protein: MGDVRRRGAVALGITGLVAPLALVLGTAPAQAASCTTQTGPYQKKVEKFLGRPVDGRQSSGDCKAIQAFQNKHGITPNQGYAGPVTWGVMDLMLKQKAVGNKPNKEGKCPTNKGRIACVNLTLQLSWIQDGSRLVYGPVPVRTGRNNYETRTGLKKIYWRDIDHVSNIYDVPMPYSQFFDGGQAFHSVGLSMWNPPGSHGCVNMTKTTAKKYWSLLKNGDDVFVYGRKPGT
- a CDS encoding SDR family oxidoreductase, translated to MPRTTENPLDGQQDEGARGGKLAGRVALVAGATRGAGRGIAVELGAAGATVYVTGRSTRQRRSEYDRPETIEDTADLVTEAGGHGIAVPTDHLDPAAVRALVDRIAEDQGADARLDVLVNDVWGGENLFEWESPVWEHDLDNGLRLLRLAVETHAITSHHALPLLLRHPGGLVVEMTDGTADYNRANYRSSFFYDLAKSSVLRMGFALGHELGPRGATAVALTPGWLRSEMMLEHFGVREENWRDALERVPHFAISETPRFVGRAVTALASDPDVARWNGESLSSGGLAQVYGFTDLDGSRPDAWRYLVEVQDTGKPADASGYR
- a CDS encoding DUF6624 domain-containing protein, whose amino-acid sequence is METARGPAADPPQAALAAELVRRAEEDQRLTRLARETPTALNRHFVTRCRGANADALRAVVARRGWPEAGQVGEHASTAALMILLHTADLGFQLTCRDLIAEAVADGGCPAVHHAYIADHCAVELGQPQFYGTRINANTLCPYPIRQPETVEERRQDVGLDPLAEQLPALRHVVSGIPDSGCPVSASPLT
- a CDS encoding ATP-binding protein — encoded protein: MISLSRPSLFQVAVPAHPSCAASVRRTVAAHLTFWHLSHLLDDAVLATDELFANAVSHAGAGPADSVAVMLEHTGHELRVTVSDPSPLLPRPRTPGAAAESGRGLSIVAALADDWGTAPPDPGTPGKKVWFSLVVGEKT